From Rhodovastum atsumiense, a single genomic window includes:
- a CDS encoding ABC transporter substrate-binding protein: MPHRHSGRRALLRAALAAAAVPMVVPGGRVLASSRYPVLPSGLPNPDICRAAVTAPVVLPQPRSLKLTWNANAICTVGVPVAREKGFFTRHNLDVEMVNFGGSTDQLLEAIATGKADAGVGMALRWLKPLESGFDVKIASGIHGGCLRLFTRPGNGIARLADLRGKTIGVSDLTAPDRNFFAILLQQAGIDPAREVEWRVFSADILPVALQKNEIQAFSLGDPLGWLARERDGLVELATNLSGAYQNRVCCILGVRGSLIRQERETAVALVQALLDAQAWVVANPDAAAAVFAPYAKARPEQLAAMLRSQTHAHAPLNADLRHEIALYASELKQVAVIKPGTDPARFAERVTVDLLS; this comes from the coding sequence ATGCCTCACCGTCATTCCGGCCGCCGTGCCTTGTTACGGGCCGCCCTGGCTGCCGCGGCAGTTCCGATGGTCGTCCCCGGTGGCCGCGTTCTGGCGAGCAGCCGTTACCCGGTCTTGCCATCCGGTCTGCCCAACCCGGATATCTGCCGCGCCGCCGTCACGGCGCCCGTGGTCCTGCCGCAGCCACGCTCCCTGAAGCTGACCTGGAATGCCAACGCCATCTGCACGGTCGGCGTGCCGGTCGCCAGGGAGAAGGGCTTCTTCACCCGGCACAACCTTGATGTGGAAATGGTCAATTTCGGCGGCTCCACCGATCAATTGCTGGAGGCGATCGCCACCGGCAAGGCCGATGCCGGCGTCGGCATGGCCCTGCGCTGGCTCAAGCCGCTGGAGAGCGGCTTCGACGTGAAGATCGCCTCCGGCATCCACGGCGGGTGCCTGCGCCTGTTCACCCGTCCCGGCAACGGGATCGCGCGCCTGGCCGACCTTCGCGGCAAGACCATCGGCGTTTCCGATCTGACCGCCCCGGATCGCAACTTCTTCGCGATCCTGCTGCAGCAGGCCGGTATCGATCCGGCGCGCGAGGTGGAGTGGCGCGTATTCTCCGCCGACATTCTGCCGGTGGCCTTGCAGAAGAACGAGATCCAGGCCTTCAGCCTGGGGGATCCGCTCGGCTGGCTTGCCCGTGAGCGGGACGGGCTGGTGGAACTGGCCACCAATCTTTCCGGCGCTTACCAGAATCGAGTCTGCTGCATCCTGGGCGTGCGTGGCAGCCTGATCCGCCAGGAACGTGAGACGGCGGTGGCACTGGTGCAGGCGCTGCTGGATGCGCAGGCCTGGGTGGTCGCCAATCCCGACGCCGCAGCCGCCGTGTTCGCGCCCTATGCCAAGGCACGGCCGGAGCAACTGGCGGCGATGCTGCGCAGCCAAACCCATGCCCACGCCCCATTGAACGCCGATCTGCGGCACGAAATCGCCCTCTATGCCAGCGAACTGAAGCAAGTGGCGGTGATCAAGCCGGGGACCGACCCCGCACGCTTCGCCGAACGCGTGACGGTCGATCTGCTTTCCTGA
- a CDS encoding class I SAM-dependent methyltransferase, whose amino-acid sequence MSQLSLALDTEDLAQYYEEVSANRQFRVGTELVAALGIAPGERVLDVGSGTGLLAAHIATLVQPGGTVTGIDPLPLRIALARQKNLANARFEVGDANDLSAFASASFDVVLLNAVFHWLPEKRGPLHGFARVLAPGGRLGISTGSREHRGALQTIKAEVLARPPFNQYPQARDGVPHHITAAELRDLLQEAGFIIRSLEIVPTRHLLPDGDAAVRFSEASSFGNFLGHLPVQIREQARQAIVEELDRGRTDEGIVLGGARVVAIAHTPSADGAPAQA is encoded by the coding sequence GTGTCGCAGCTCAGCCTTGCCCTCGATACCGAAGACCTGGCTCAATACTACGAAGAGGTCAGCGCCAACCGCCAGTTCAGGGTTGGTACGGAACTTGTTGCGGCACTTGGAATCGCGCCGGGAGAGCGCGTGCTGGATGTCGGCAGCGGCACGGGCCTGCTGGCCGCGCATATTGCCACGCTGGTGCAGCCGGGTGGCACGGTGACCGGAATCGACCCCTTGCCGCTGCGCATTGCCCTGGCGCGGCAGAAGAATCTGGCGAATGCCCGTTTCGAGGTTGGCGACGCCAATGATCTGAGTGCCTTCGCCTCGGCGAGCTTCGATGTGGTTCTGCTCAACGCGGTCTTCCATTGGTTGCCGGAAAAGCGCGGTCCGCTGCACGGGTTTGCCCGCGTCCTGGCACCGGGGGGGCGCCTGGGCATCTCGACCGGCTCTCGCGAACACCGAGGGGCTCTGCAGACCATCAAGGCCGAGGTGCTCGCCCGCCCGCCATTCAACCAGTATCCGCAGGCCCGGGATGGCGTGCCGCACCACATCACGGCAGCGGAATTGCGGGATCTGCTGCAGGAGGCGGGGTTCATCATCCGCAGCCTGGAGATCGTGCCGACGCGGCATCTGCTTCCCGATGGCGATGCGGCGGTGCGTTTCTCCGAAGCCAGCTCGTTCGGCAATTTCCTCGGGCATCTTCCCGTGCAGATCCGCGAGCAGGCCAGGCAGGCCATCGTGGAGGAACTCGACCGTGGGCGTACGGACGAGGGAATCGTGCTGGGGGGCGCCCGGGTGGTGGCCATTGCCCACACGCCGTCCGCAGATGGCGCCCCGGCTCAGGCCTGA
- a CDS encoding nitrogenase component 1, with protein MVTALKPRAGQLPEANDQGGAIEQARYVCALGAMQTAAAIPRTIPITHCGPGCADKQHNALSGANGYQGGGWGGAGVAPSSNASQREVIFGGTERLEELIEASLKILDADLFVVVTGCIPDLVGDDVGSVVRGFQNRGVPVVYAETGGFRGNNFTGHEVVIRAIIDQLVGPYKGPREQGRVNLWSLLPYQNTFWRGDLEEIKRLLEGIGLRVNVLFGPESAGVGEWRAIPQAQFNLVLSPWLGLETARHLEGKYGQPFLHIPVLPIGAKETGEVLREIAAFAGVEGSAETFIAAEERRYYTYLEAFSEFYSQYRWGLPARFAIAADSTYALALSKFAVRQLGLLPARLIITDNPPEELREAIRAAFQVLDHDVAGEIEFIEDSYLIHERIRTASFGHKPPLIFGSSWERDLARDLKGFLVEVAFPTSYEVVLARSYAGYRGGLALLERIYTTVVSRNA; from the coding sequence ATGGTCACAGCGTTGAAGCCCCGGGCTGGCCAGTTGCCGGAGGCCAATGACCAGGGGGGAGCGATCGAGCAGGCGCGCTATGTCTGCGCGCTGGGGGCGATGCAGACCGCGGCGGCGATTCCGCGGACCATTCCGATCACGCATTGCGGCCCCGGTTGCGCCGACAAGCAGCATAACGCCCTGAGCGGCGCCAATGGCTACCAGGGTGGTGGCTGGGGCGGCGCCGGCGTCGCGCCCAGCAGCAACGCCAGCCAGCGGGAGGTGATCTTCGGCGGGACCGAGCGGCTGGAGGAACTGATCGAGGCCAGCCTGAAGATCCTGGATGCGGATCTGTTCGTGGTGGTCACCGGCTGCATTCCTGACCTGGTCGGTGATGATGTCGGCTCCGTGGTGCGCGGCTTCCAGAACCGTGGCGTGCCGGTGGTCTATGCCGAGACCGGCGGATTCCGCGGCAACAATTTCACCGGCCACGAGGTTGTGATCCGGGCGATCATCGACCAGCTCGTCGGTCCGTACAAGGGCCCGCGCGAGCAGGGGCGGGTGAACCTGTGGTCTCTGTTGCCGTACCAGAACACGTTCTGGCGCGGCGATCTGGAAGAAATCAAGCGGCTGCTGGAAGGCATCGGGCTGCGCGTCAACGTGCTGTTCGGCCCGGAATCGGCGGGGGTCGGCGAATGGCGGGCCATTCCCCAGGCCCAGTTCAACCTGGTGCTGTCGCCATGGCTGGGGCTGGAGACCGCCCGGCATCTGGAAGGCAAGTACGGGCAGCCGTTCCTGCATATTCCGGTATTGCCGATCGGCGCGAAGGAGACCGGCGAGGTGCTGCGCGAGATCGCTGCCTTCGCCGGGGTGGAAGGCAGCGCCGAGACATTCATCGCCGCCGAGGAGCGCCGGTACTACACCTACCTGGAAGCCTTCTCGGAGTTTTACTCGCAGTATCGCTGGGGATTGCCGGCGCGGTTCGCCATTGCCGCCGACAGCACCTACGCCCTGGCGCTCAGCAAGTTCGCGGTCCGTCAGTTGGGACTGTTGCCGGCGCGGCTGATCATCACCGACAATCCGCCCGAGGAACTGCGGGAGGCGATACGCGCCGCCTTCCAGGTGCTTGACCACGATGTCGCCGGCGAGATCGAGTTCATCGAGGACAGCTATCTCATCCATGAGCGTATCCGGACGGCGTCCTTCGGCCACAAGCCGCCGCTGATCTTCGGATCGAGTTGGGAACGTGATCTGGCCCGCGACCTGAAAGGCTTCCTCGTCGAGGTCGCCTTCCCGACCTCCTACGAAGTCGTGCTGGCACGGTCCTATGCCGGCTATCGCGGGGGGCTCGCGCTGCTGGAACGCATCTACACGACCGTCGTCAGCCGCAACGCCTGA
- a CDS encoding nitrogenase component 1, with amino-acid sequence MAINLRTAAVETREQRLGTIIGWDEGSAAALAEQSDFSRGCGTGCGPGTKGSRICELQSPFTQGGSCSEQVVQGQAGSILDAVLIQHSPIGCAANQAANNTNFRNTLARRGMQVRNITALSTNLTERDMVYGGVEKLQATIRDAYQRHHPRAVFIATSCATGIIGDDVETAAREVEEEIGIPVVPIFCEGFKSKHWSTGFDAIQHGILRQIVRKNPTRRQEDLVNIVILSGTDVYTPMLAELGLRANLVVNLATVEQLEEMSEAAASVSFCYTLASYFTAALQQEFGVPEVKAPQPYGFAGTDAWLRAIAKATNREEVTEAYIAREHARVKPIVAELREQLQGLRGYVAMGASFAHGVVVVLRELGIEVPGTLVFHHDPTYDSGSPERDTLGHLVDATGDVNLFTVGIRQHYQFYNLLQRVHPDFVVIRHGGLSPLAARLGLPSLQLGDASFPVGYQGIINLGAEILAVRGQRKFHEDLAAHTSLPYRRSWLEQSDPFALARTVAG; translated from the coding sequence ATGGCGATCAATCTTCGTACGGCGGCGGTCGAGACGCGCGAGCAGCGTCTCGGCACCATCATCGGCTGGGACGAGGGCAGCGCCGCTGCCCTCGCCGAGCAGTCCGATTTCTCGCGAGGCTGTGGCACGGGCTGTGGCCCGGGCACCAAGGGCAGCCGGATCTGCGAGCTGCAGAGCCCGTTCACCCAGGGCGGCAGTTGCAGCGAGCAGGTGGTGCAGGGACAGGCCGGATCCATTCTCGACGCCGTGCTGATCCAGCATTCACCGATCGGCTGCGCCGCCAACCAGGCCGCCAACAACACCAATTTCCGCAACACCCTGGCGCGCCGCGGCATGCAGGTGCGCAACATCACGGCGCTGTCGACCAACCTGACCGAGCGCGACATGGTCTATGGCGGGGTCGAGAAGCTGCAGGCCACCATCCGCGACGCGTATCAGCGGCATCATCCCCGGGCGGTGTTCATCGCCACCTCCTGCGCCACCGGGATCATCGGCGATGACGTGGAGACCGCCGCGCGCGAGGTCGAAGAGGAAATCGGCATTCCGGTGGTGCCGATCTTCTGCGAAGGCTTCAAGTCAAAGCACTGGAGCACCGGCTTCGATGCCATCCAGCACGGCATCCTGCGCCAGATCGTCCGGAAGAATCCGACGCGCCGGCAGGAGGATCTCGTCAATATCGTCATTCTCTCCGGCACCGACGTCTATACGCCGATGCTGGCGGAGCTGGGCCTGCGCGCCAATCTGGTGGTCAACCTCGCCACGGTCGAGCAACTGGAGGAGATGTCGGAAGCGGCGGCATCGGTCAGCTTCTGCTACACCCTGGCCAGCTACTTCACCGCGGCGCTGCAGCAGGAATTCGGTGTGCCCGAAGTGAAGGCACCGCAGCCTTATGGCTTCGCCGGAACCGATGCCTGGCTGCGGGCGATCGCCAAGGCCACAAACCGCGAGGAGGTGACCGAGGCCTATATCGCGCGCGAGCATGCGCGGGTGAAGCCGATCGTCGCGGAGCTGCGCGAGCAGCTCCAGGGCCTGCGCGGCTACGTGGCCATGGGGGCGTCGTTCGCCCATGGCGTGGTCGTGGTGTTGCGCGAGCTCGGCATCGAGGTGCCCGGCACCCTGGTGTTCCATCATGACCCGACCTATGACAGCGGGTCTCCCGAACGCGACACGCTGGGGCACCTGGTGGATGCGACCGGCGATGTCAATCTCTTCACCGTCGGCATCCGTCAGCACTATCAATTCTATAACCTGCTGCAAAGGGTGCACCCGGACTTCGTCGTGATTCGCCATGGCGGGTTGTCGCCGCTCGCCGCGCGGCTCGGCCTGCCTTCGCTGCAACTGGGCGATGCCAGCTTCCCGGTCGGCTATCAGGGCATCATCAATCTCGGCGCCGAGATCCTGGCGGTGCGGGGCCAGCGCAAGTTCCACGAGGATCTGGCGGCGCATACCTCGCTGCCGTACCGCCGGTCCTGGCTGGAACAGAGCGATCCCTTCGCGCTCGCCCGCACGGTTGCCGGCTGA
- the nifH gene encoding nitrogenase iron protein codes for MSGKQLKQIAIYGKGGIGKSTTTSNISAALVEAGYKVMQFGCDPKADSTNTLRGGEYIPSVLDLLAERRRVDAHEAIFLGFKGIYCVEAGGPAPGVGCAGRGIITAVELLKQQQIFEELDLDFVIYDVLGDVVCGGFAVPVREGIAEHVFTVSSADFMAIYAANNLFRGIEKYSNSGGALLGGIIANSMNTDFHREIIDDFAARTQTQIVQYIPRSLTVTQAELKGKTTIEAAPDSPQADVYRELARRIAAHTESKVPTALNPRELREWSSGWADQLVEIERAAERARVPA; via the coding sequence ATGTCCGGCAAGCAGCTGAAGCAGATCGCGATCTACGGCAAAGGCGGGATCGGCAAATCCACCACCACCTCGAACATCAGCGCCGCCCTCGTCGAAGCCGGCTACAAGGTGATGCAGTTCGGCTGCGACCCGAAGGCGGATTCGACCAACACCCTGCGCGGCGGCGAATACATCCCCTCGGTGCTCGACCTGCTGGCCGAACGCCGCCGCGTGGATGCGCACGAGGCGATCTTCCTCGGCTTCAAGGGTATCTACTGCGTCGAGGCCGGCGGTCCGGCCCCCGGCGTCGGCTGCGCCGGGCGCGGCATCATCACCGCGGTCGAACTGCTCAAGCAGCAGCAGATCTTCGAGGAGCTTGATCTCGACTTCGTGATCTACGACGTGCTCGGCGACGTGGTGTGCGGCGGCTTCGCCGTGCCGGTGCGCGAAGGCATCGCCGAACACGTCTTCACCGTGTCCTCGGCCGACTTCATGGCGATCTACGCCGCCAACAACCTGTTCCGCGGCATCGAGAAATACTCCAATTCCGGTGGCGCCCTGCTCGGCGGCATCATCGCCAACTCGATGAACACCGATTTCCATCGCGAAATCATCGACGACTTCGCCGCGCGCACGCAGACGCAGATCGTGCAGTACATCCCGCGTTCGCTGACCGTCACCCAGGCGGAGCTCAAGGGCAAGACCACCATCGAGGCCGCGCCGGATTCGCCGCAGGCCGATGTCTACCGCGAACTTGCCCGCCGCATCGCCGCGCATACCGAATCGAAGGTGCCGACCGCGCTCAATCCGCGCGAACTGCGCGAATGGTCGTCCGGCTGGGCCGATCAGCTCGTCGAAATCGAGCGCGCCGCCGAACGCGCGCGCGTGCCGGCCTGA